TCGCGCTCGAGGTCGGCAGGTCGATCGGCAGATCGACGGTCGAGAGCGGCGCTGCGACCATGAAGATGATCAGCAGCACCAGGATGACGTCGATGAACGGCGTGACGTTGATGTCGTGCGTTTCCGCGAAATCGTCGTCGTCATCGTTGTCTGCGAGCGAAACGCCCATGGTTCACTCCGCCGCGCGTGAATGCGCGCTGCCGTGGCTGCGGTCGAGATCGCGTGACAATAGCCGCGCCGCCGCGCCCGAGGCACGGCTGACGAGCTCGAGATAGCCCTTCGTCATGCGCGAGAAGTGATTGTAGATGATAACGGCGGGAATGGCGGCGACGAGGCCGATCGCGGTCGCGAGCAGCGCTTCGGCGATGCCGGGCGCGACGACGGCAAGATTCGTGGTCTGCGACTTCGAGATGCCGATGAAGCTGTTCATGATGCCCCAGACCGTGCCGAACAGGCCGACGAAGGGCGATGTCGAGCCGATGGTCGCGAGCACGCCCATGCCGACGCGGATGCGCCGCGCCTCCGCGCGCACGATCTCCTGGAAGCTCGAGGCCGCGCGCTCCTTGATGCCGGCATCGCTGGACAGGCCGGCCGACATCCGCGCCTCGCGCAGCGCCGCCGCCAGGAAGGAAGGCAGGATGCCCCCCTTGGCGCCAAGCGC
This is a stretch of genomic DNA from Bradyrhizobium sp. CB2312. It encodes these proteins:
- the exbB gene encoding tonB-system energizer ExbB, yielding MKMMSFQASLAAAVVLTAAWLATPVSAQTPPAAPAQATAQPAATSPAPVAAPAAAAPAAPSATAPAAVKPDTAAGIAPAMKELSPWVMFMSADVIVKAVMIGLAFASLMTWTVLIAKSIELSVASSKLRSALKKVAEARSLAEAQMALGAKGGILPSFLAAALREARMSAGLSSDAGIKERAASSFQEIVRAEARRIRVGMGVLATIGSTSPFVGLFGTVWGIMNSFIGISKSQTTNLAVVAPGIAEALLATAIGLVAAIPAVIIYNHFSRMTKGYLELVSRASGAAARLLSRDLDRSHGSAHSRAAE